One window of the Strix uralensis isolate ZFMK-TIS-50842 chromosome 3, bStrUra1, whole genome shotgun sequence genome contains the following:
- the FNDC4 gene encoding fibronectin type III domain-containing protein 4 isoform X1: MARFSAFLNPVLVLFSCDLCIVRANRPPSPVNVTVTQLKANSATVSWDVPEGDVVIGYAILQQRQDGQMQRFIREVNTTNRACVLWDLAEDADYIIQVQSIGLYGESQASKRVHFRTLKETDRLPSNSSNQGDITMEGLDKDRQLQTGEIIIIVAVLLMWAAVIALFCRQYDIIKDNDSNNNKEKTKPSSEHSTPERPSGGLLRSKWMSGAETSCLDFKAPVLLFQIFQPLDYSLPKRSLLLDPYYSLNLLIEGCQEEVSLGQYNRGVSAAPALRLGPWASCQSRSRPWKRRQHQAPAWTSACEDP; encoded by the exons ACAGGCCACCGTCCCCCGTCAATGTGACTGTGACGCAGCTGAAGGCAAACTCTGCCACAGTCTCCTGGGACGTCCCAGAAGGAGACGTGGTCATCGGCTATGCCATCCTGCAGCAG CGGCAGGACGGACAGATGCAGCGGTTCATCCGCGAGGTGAACACCACCAACCGGGCCTGCGTGCTGTGGGACTTGGCAGAGGACGCCGACTACATCATCCAGGTGCAGAGCATCGGCCTGTACGGAGAAAGCCAGGCCAGTAAGCGTGTCCACTTCCGCACCCTGAAGGAGACTGACCGCCTCCCTTCCAACAGCTCCAACCAAG GTGACATCACCATGGAGGGGCTGGACAAAGACAGGCAGCTGCAGACAGGCGAGATTATCATCATCGTGGCTGTGCTGCTCATGTGGGCAG CGGTCATCGCCCTCTTCTGCAGACAGTATGACATCATCAAGGACAACGACTCCAACAACAACAAGGAAAAGACAAAGCCGTCCTCGGAGCACAGCACGCCAGAGCGACCGAGTGGAGGGCTGCTGCGGAGCAAG TGGATGTCGGGAGCAGAAACTTCCTGTTTGGACTTCAAGGCCCCAGTTCTCCTCTTCCAGATTTTCCAGCCTCTTGATTACTCGTTGCCAAAAAGATCCCTCCTCTTGGATCCCTACTACAGCCTGAACCTGCTCATAGAGGGCTGCCAAG AAGAAGTCTCCCTCGGTCAATATAATCGAGGTGTAAGTGCAGCACCAGCTCTGCGGCTGGGGCCCTGGGCGTCCTGCCAGAGCcgaagcaggccttggaagaggaGGCAGCACCAGGCGCCCGCCTGGACCTCTGCATGCGAAGATCCGTGA